The following proteins are co-located in the Shouchella hunanensis genome:
- a CDS encoding DMT family transporter, whose protein sequence is MNKGWIFVILTCLFELFWVLGFNIASTWWHWAIIITIIMIDFYFLAKACESLPTGTVYAIFAAAGTVGTALMDIYIFEGSFSLAKGFFMGMLVFGVILLKRSDDGAKQEEAAS, encoded by the coding sequence ATGAACAAGGGATGGATTTTCGTTATTCTCACGTGTTTATTTGAGTTATTTTGGGTACTCGGATTTAACATTGCTTCCACTTGGTGGCACTGGGCTATTATCATCACCATTATTATGATTGATTTTTACTTTTTAGCAAAAGCATGTGAAAGCTTACCTACAGGAACCGTTTATGCCATCTTTGCTGCCGCTGGTACAGTTGGAACAGCCCTTATGGATATTTATATTTTTGAAGGCTCATTCAGTTTAGCCAAAGGGTTCTTTATGGGGATGCTCGTTTTTGGCGTCATTTTATTAAAACGATCAGATGATGGTGCAAAACAAGAGGAGGCTGCGTCATAA
- a CDS encoding TetR family transcriptional regulator: MDKRERIITAAIEAFSEKGVEKTTISDIVKRANIAQGTYYLYFPSKLSVMPDIAAVFVDHLMVELNKNVTASSFKQQLNELVDTVFHTTEHHKKLAVLIYSGLTQSEHLQQWETIYTPLYDWLADRLEQAKQSGGIRKSLRSDATARIMVGTIESTAEQLYLYNQEDIDYVNEHKQELIIFLTNALGASD, from the coding sequence TTGGATAAGCGTGAACGAATTATAACCGCTGCCATTGAAGCGTTTAGTGAAAAAGGGGTCGAAAAAACAACCATATCCGATATTGTGAAACGTGCGAACATTGCCCAAGGTACGTACTATTTATATTTTCCTTCTAAACTATCGGTTATGCCTGATATCGCAGCTGTTTTTGTTGATCACCTTATGGTTGAACTGAACAAAAATGTAACGGCAAGCTCATTTAAACAACAGTTAAATGAACTCGTAGATACCGTTTTTCATACAACAGAGCATCATAAAAAACTTGCTGTTCTCATTTACTCTGGTTTAACGCAGTCGGAGCATTTACAGCAATGGGAAACCATTTATACCCCACTATACGATTGGCTTGCAGATCGTTTAGAGCAAGCAAAGCAATCAGGTGGAATAAGAAAATCTTTACGCTCAGACGCTACGGCACGGATTATGGTAGGAACAATAGAATCAACAGCCGAACAGCTTTATCTTTATAACCAGGAAGACATTGATTATGTAAATGAACACAAACAAGAGCTCATCATATTTCTAACAAACGCTCTAGGTGCGAGTGATTAG
- a CDS encoding DMT family transporter has protein sequence MGWFFVFLAACFEITGVIGLKSFSQRKSLKHAVLFFGGFGLAFVFLYLSFLSLQVSVAYAVWIGSGTAAAVLINMIFFGESKSKIRIVSLVIIVVGVTGLKAVS, from the coding sequence ATGGGTTGGTTTTTCGTTTTTTTAGCGGCATGTTTTGAAATTACTGGAGTTATCGGTTTAAAATCGTTTAGCCAACGGAAATCATTGAAACATGCGGTTCTTTTCTTTGGCGGCTTTGGACTTGCGTTTGTCTTTTTATATTTATCGTTTCTTTCTTTACAAGTAAGTGTAGCGTACGCAGTGTGGATCGGTAGCGGAACTGCTGCTGCTGTTCTCATTAACATGATTTTCTTTGGTGAGTCTAAAAGTAAAATACGTATTGTCAGCTTAGTCATTATTGTAGTTGGTGTTACAGGACTTAAAGCGGTATCTTAA